A stretch of the Fodinicurvata sediminis DSM 21159 genome encodes the following:
- a CDS encoding aspartate aminotransferase family protein, with amino-acid sequence MNENINRNSTARWRDLDIRHHLNPFSDYKTLKSEEGGSRIIVRAEGAHLYDSEGQKILDGMAGLWCVNLGYGREELARSAYEQMLELPYYNSFFKTTTPPTVELAEKLAELAPGDLNYAFYGSSGSESNDTVVRMVRFYWNKAGKPGKRNFISRTHAYHGSTMASASLGGMKPMQQIYGLPLEGFHHVVPPYWYDFGGELSPEEFGLQAAQAIEEKILELGPETVAAFIGEPIMGAGGVLIPPDSYWPEVQRICNKYDILLVADEVICGFGRTGEMFGSQRYGITPDMMTLAKGITSGYLPLSAVMVNERIASKLREEGGEFAHGYTYSGHPVSCAVALTNLALLENEDLVRRTREETGPHLRGRLNELVDHPLVGEVRSEGLIAAVELVRDKQARSRWDDKGTAGQICRDHCFARNIILRAVRDAMVFSPPLTIETSQIDELVDGLRVSLDRTLEDLARR; translated from the coding sequence TTGAACGAAAACATCAACCGAAACTCGACCGCGCGCTGGCGTGACCTGGATATCAGGCATCACCTGAATCCCTTTTCCGACTACAAGACTTTGAAGTCCGAGGAGGGCGGCAGCCGCATAATCGTGCGCGCTGAAGGCGCGCACCTGTACGATTCCGAAGGGCAGAAAATCCTGGACGGCATGGCTGGTCTCTGGTGCGTCAACCTGGGCTATGGCCGCGAAGAACTGGCCCGCAGCGCCTATGAACAGATGCTGGAACTGCCCTACTACAACAGCTTCTTCAAGACGACGACTCCGCCCACAGTGGAGTTGGCCGAGAAGCTGGCCGAACTGGCTCCCGGCGATCTCAATTATGCTTTCTACGGGTCCTCAGGCTCGGAATCCAATGACACTGTGGTGCGCATGGTGCGCTTCTACTGGAACAAGGCCGGCAAGCCGGGCAAACGCAACTTCATCAGTCGCACCCATGCCTATCACGGCAGCACCATGGCCTCGGCCTCCCTGGGGGGCATGAAACCGATGCAGCAGATCTACGGCCTGCCCCTGGAAGGCTTTCATCACGTCGTTCCGCCCTACTGGTACGATTTCGGGGGTGAACTCTCCCCAGAAGAGTTCGGCCTGCAGGCCGCTCAGGCCATAGAGGAGAAGATCCTGGAACTGGGCCCCGAAACCGTGGCCGCCTTCATCGGCGAGCCGATCATGGGGGCCGGCGGCGTCCTAATCCCGCCCGACAGCTATTGGCCCGAAGTCCAGCGCATCTGCAACAAGTACGACATACTGCTGGTCGCCGACGAGGTGATCTGCGGCTTCGGGCGCACGGGTGAGATGTTCGGCAGTCAGCGCTATGGCATTACGCCCGACATGATGACGCTTGCCAAGGGCATCACCTCGGGCTATCTGCCGCTATCGGCCGTGATGGTCAATGAACGCATCGCCTCAAAACTGCGAGAGGAAGGGGGAGAATTCGCCCATGGTTATACCTATTCGGGTCACCCTGTTTCCTGCGCCGTTGCCCTGACCAATTTAGCCCTGCTGGAAAACGAAGACCTGGTTCGGCGTACGCGAGAAGAAACCGGACCACACCTTAGGGGACGCCTGAACGAACTGGTGGATCACCCGCTCGTCGGTGAAGTGCGCAGCGAAGGCCTGATCGCGGCCGTGGAGCTTGTCCGAGACAAGCAGGCACGAAGCCGCTGGGATGACAAGGGCACCGCAGGCCAGATCTGCCGCGACCATTGCTTTGCCCGCAATATCATCCTCAGGGCCGTACGCGATGCCATGGTCTTCAGCCCGCCCCTGACCATCGAGACCTCCCAGATCGACGAGCTCGTGGACGGTTTGCGCGTCAGTCTGGACCGCACCTTGGAGGATTTGGCGCGTCGCTGA
- a CDS encoding nuclear transport factor 2 family protein, whose translation MPHRREAVLFVNEAFYLAFNNRDLMAMADLWSSQYPVTCIHPGWDQLRGRHDVLASWEAILEGGKSPDVTCCKADVQFYGNLAVVICYEVIEDMVLVAANIFVEEDEGWKIVQHQASPCQNPPDDLQESHREEEPTLQ comes from the coding sequence ATGCCGCATCGCCGAGAAGCCGTGCTCTTTGTCAACGAGGCCTTCTATCTGGCCTTCAACAATCGCGACCTGATGGCGATGGCAGACCTGTGGTCAAGCCAGTATCCGGTGACCTGTATTCACCCGGGTTGGGACCAGTTGCGCGGCCGGCATGACGTGCTGGCCAGTTGGGAAGCGATCCTGGAAGGCGGCAAGTCACCGGACGTGACTTGCTGCAAGGCGGATGTCCAGTTCTACGGCAACCTGGCGGTCGTGATCTGCTACGAGGTCATCGAAGACATGGTGCTGGTGGCCGCCAATATCTTCGTCGAGGAAGATGAGGGCTGGAAGATCGTCCAGCATCAGGCGAGTCCCTGCCAGAACCCACCGGATGATCTTCAGGAGTCGCATCGTGAAGAGGAGCCCACCCTGCAATAG
- a CDS encoding YqaA family protein codes for MKPLRQLYDWTLRLSARRDAMVVLFFVAFIEASVFPIPPDVLILPMILACRSRAWAVAAVATIGSVLGGIAGYAIGALLFESLGEPILAFYGYLDSFADFAAAYNEWGAWIVAGAGFTPFPYKVITIASGVTGLDPMVFMAASVVSRGARFFLLAALLWYFGPPIRRFVEKYLPQLAALFFILLFGGFVAVRHLF; via the coding sequence TTGAAGCCGCTGCGACAACTTTACGACTGGACCTTGCGCCTATCCGCGCGCCGGGATGCAATGGTCGTCCTGTTCTTCGTCGCCTTCATCGAGGCCTCGGTCTTTCCCATTCCGCCGGACGTCCTGATTCTGCCCATGATACTGGCTTGTCGCAGCCGCGCCTGGGCCGTGGCCGCCGTGGCAACGATAGGCTCGGTCCTGGGCGGGATTGCCGGCTATGCCATAGGCGCGCTGCTGTTCGAAAGCCTGGGCGAACCGATTCTGGCGTTCTATGGCTATCTAGATAGCTTTGCGGATTTCGCAGCCGCCTACAACGAATGGGGTGCCTGGATCGTCGCGGGTGCCGGCTTCACGCCCTTCCCCTACAAGGTCATCACCATTGCAAGCGGTGTCACCGGCCTGGATCCAATGGTCTTCATGGCAGCCTCGGTCGTTTCTCGCGGGGCGCGGTTCTTCCTGCTGGCCGCCCTGCTCTGGTACTTTGGCCCTCCGATCCGCAGGTTCGTGGAGAAGTACCTGCCCCAGCTGGCCGCACTTTTCTTCATCCTGTTGTTCGGCGGCTTCGTGGCTGTACGCCACCTCTTCTGA
- a CDS encoding disulfide bond formation protein B: MSSHPLLRNARPPALIVALGSALALGAALTFQYGFGYLPCSLCHDQRYAHLAALVLAVAALAVPKRVGRPMLLLAGLALLAGAGLAGYHVGIEQDWWQGPTGCTTAALDSARSTEEIRDALLATPVVRCDEVAWSLFGISMAGYNFLLSLGLAGVALIGPRLLKRKAS; this comes from the coding sequence ATGTCCAGTCACCCGCTCCTCAGAAACGCACGCCCGCCGGCCCTGATCGTGGCGCTGGGCAGCGCGCTGGCCCTGGGCGCCGCCCTGACCTTCCAGTACGGCTTCGGCTATCTGCCCTGCTCACTCTGCCATGACCAGCGCTATGCCCATCTGGCCGCACTCGTCCTGGCCGTTGCAGCGCTGGCCGTGCCGAAACGTGTCGGACGGCCCATGCTGCTGCTGGCCGGTCTCGCTCTGTTGGCGGGTGCGGGCCTGGCCGGTTATCATGTCGGTATCGAACAGGATTGGTGGCAGGGTCCAACCGGCTGCACGACCGCGGCCCTGGATTCGGCCAGGAGCACGGAGGAAATCCGGGATGCCCTGCTGGCCACCCCGGTCGTGCGCTGTGACGAAGTGGCCTGGTCCCTGTTCGGCATCTCGATGGCAGGATACAATTTCCTGCTGTCGCTGGGACTGGCCGGCGTTGCCCTGATCGGTCCGCGCCTTTTGAAGAGGAAAGCGTCATGA
- a CDS encoding demethoxyubiquinone hydroxylase family protein — MSESGSKPRRRAPLPGDPTRRQRLESMLRVNHAGEYGARRIYEGQLAVLSQSPSAPVIRHMWEQEAEHLQTFERMLPERRVRPTLLQPVWHMAGYALGAATAMMGEKAAMACTVAVEEVIDQHYAEQSEDLADEPQEQDLRQTIEKFRAEELEHRDIGLEHEAEQTPGYEALSAAIKTGSRLAIWLSKRF; from the coding sequence ATGAGCGAATCCGGAAGCAAACCACGCCGTCGCGCCCCCTTGCCCGGCGACCCGACGCGCCGGCAGCGACTGGAAAGCATGCTGCGCGTCAATCACGCCGGGGAGTACGGGGCACGCCGCATCTACGAGGGCCAACTGGCTGTGCTGTCGCAATCTCCCAGTGCACCGGTGATCCGCCACATGTGGGAACAGGAAGCCGAGCATCTGCAGACCTTCGAACGGATGCTTCCCGAACGCCGCGTGCGCCCAACCCTTCTGCAGCCGGTTTGGCACATGGCCGGCTATGCCCTGGGCGCCGCCACAGCCATGATGGGCGAAAAGGCTGCCATGGCCTGCACAGTGGCTGTCGAAGAGGTCATAGACCAGCACTATGCCGAGCAGTCCGAGGATCTGGCCGATGAACCGCAGGAACAGGACCTGCGCCAGACCATAGAGAAGTTCCGCGCCGAGGAACTGGAGCACCGGGACATCGGGCTAGAACACGAGGCCGAGCAGACACCTGGCTATGAGGCCCTGAGCGCTGCCATCAAGACCGGATCCCGCCTGGCGATCTGGCTCAGCAAGCGCTTCTGA
- a CDS encoding HNH endonuclease — protein sequence MASAQGYPSLVLNADFRPLSYFPLSIWSWQDSIKAVFLDRVNVLSEYEHQVSSPSCSMRLPSVIALKEYVHLDRRPAFTRFNVFLRDRFECQYCGDRLPAEDLTFDHVTPRSRGGRTTWHNVVTACQSCNLIKGNRMPLDCGMVPLNEPEPPTTRTLQQHGRAFPPNFLHESWNDFLYWDSELEA from the coding sequence GTGGCTTCGGCCCAAGGTTACCCATCGTTGGTGTTGAATGCGGACTTTCGTCCGCTGAGTTACTTTCCGCTGTCAATCTGGTCCTGGCAGGACAGCATCAAGGCTGTGTTTCTGGACCGCGTGAATGTTCTCTCGGAGTACGAGCATCAGGTTTCCTCGCCCTCTTGCAGCATGCGCCTGCCCAGCGTCATTGCGCTGAAGGAATACGTGCATCTGGATCGGCGGCCGGCCTTCACGCGCTTCAATGTTTTCCTGCGCGATCGTTTCGAGTGCCAGTACTGTGGCGACCGTCTTCCCGCGGAAGACCTGACGTTCGATCATGTTACGCCACGTTCGCGCGGCGGGCGCACGACCTGGCACAACGTCGTGACGGCCTGCCAGAGCTGTAACCTGATCAAGGGCAATCGCATGCCGCTGGATTGCGGTATGGTGCCGCTGAACGAACCCGAGCCGCCGACCACGCGCACTTTACAGCAGCATGGCCGTGCCTTTCCCCCCAACTTCCTGCACGAAAGCTGGAACGACTTTCTCTACTGGGACAGCGAACTGGAAGCCTGA
- a CDS encoding alpha/beta hydrolase, translating to MSSVTPLDGPRSDPANGGSAEKLVILLHGLGADGNDLIALAPLFGQILPEAAFVAPNAPETCDMAPNGYQWFSLQEREPQSLHQGAEAARTSLDAFIDQELEKHGLEEKDLVVVGFSQGTMMALYTCLRRPNACAGIIGFSGLLIDNGRMEEETKSRPPVMLIHGEEDPVVPFECMAAAEKTLTACGVPVQTHARPELEHGIDQDGLVMAAGFLQVVYDKNPDDIAQDQQEG from the coding sequence ATGTCTTCAGTTACCCCCCTTGATGGTCCGCGCAGTGATCCCGCCAATGGCGGCTCGGCCGAGAAACTCGTTATCCTGCTGCACGGGCTGGGGGCCGATGGAAACGATCTGATCGCGCTGGCACCGCTGTTCGGTCAGATCCTGCCCGAGGCAGCCTTCGTAGCGCCAAATGCCCCCGAGACCTGCGACATGGCGCCGAACGGTTACCAATGGTTCAGCCTGCAGGAACGCGAACCCCAATCCTTGCACCAGGGTGCAGAGGCCGCGCGCACCTCGCTCGATGCCTTCATCGATCAGGAGCTGGAAAAACACGGCCTGGAAGAGAAGGATCTGGTGGTTGTCGGCTTCAGCCAAGGAACGATGATGGCGCTCTATACCTGCTTGCGTCGCCCCAATGCCTGCGCCGGGATCATCGGTTTCTCGGGCCTGTTGATCGACAACGGACGCATGGAGGAAGAGACCAAGAGTCGTCCGCCCGTGATGCTGATTCACGGCGAAGAGGATCCTGTGGTGCCCTTCGAGTGCATGGCGGCTGCTGAAAAGACGCTGACTGCCTGCGGCGTCCCGGTGCAGACCCATGCGCGGCCGGAACTGGAGCATGGGATCGATCAGGACGGCCTGGTCATGGCGGCCGGTTTTCTGCAGGTTGTCTATGACAAGAATCCTGACGATATCGCCCAGGATCAGCAGGAGGGCTGA
- a CDS encoding DNA-3-methyladenine glycosylase family protein has protein sequence MTDLKIEDDSSLALALQRLAERDADVARGLEEAGCPPLRYRPPGFATLLRIIVAQQVSLAAAASIWRRLEEACQPLEPTRLLAMEDDELRAVGLSRQKQGYVRSLGLLMNQGELDLERLDELGDEEAVAHITRVKGLGRWSAEVYLLFSHGRPDVWPADDVGLMIGMERLKQLPERPTVQQMRTLADDWRPYRAAGARLLWHYRQFDGQATGRSDGLP, from the coding sequence ATGACAGACTTGAAGATTGAGGATGATTCCTCGCTGGCCCTGGCCTTGCAGCGCCTGGCCGAGAGGGATGCGGACGTGGCCCGTGGCCTGGAGGAAGCGGGCTGCCCGCCCCTGCGCTATCGCCCGCCCGGGTTTGCCACCTTGCTGCGGATTATTGTGGCGCAACAGGTTTCCCTGGCCGCAGCCGCTTCCATATGGAGGCGCCTGGAAGAGGCGTGCCAACCGCTTGAGCCCACCCGGCTGCTGGCCATGGAGGATGACGAACTGCGTGCGGTTGGACTGTCCCGCCAGAAGCAGGGCTATGTCCGGTCCCTAGGGCTTTTGATGAACCAGGGCGAGCTTGACCTGGAGCGGCTGGACGAGCTTGGGGACGAGGAAGCCGTGGCGCACATAACGCGGGTCAAGGGACTTGGACGTTGGTCGGCCGAGGTCTACCTGCTGTTTTCCCATGGCAGGCCCGACGTTTGGCCGGCCGATGACGTCGGCCTCATGATCGGAATGGAACGCTTGAAACAACTGCCTGAAAGACCGACGGTGCAGCAGATGCGGACGCTGGCCGATGACTGGCGTCCCTATCGTGCCGCAGGGGCCCGGTTGTTATGGCATTACCGCCAGTTCGACGGCCAGGCAACGGGCCGTTCCGACGGCCTGCCCTGA
- the gluQRS gene encoding tRNA glutamyl-Q(34) synthetase GluQRS: MSEVTRFAPSPTGRLHLGHAYAALFAAEQAGPNGRFLIRMEDIDRSRCRLEYETAILEDLAWLGLSWSSPVERQSAHIDDHRWALDKLREADLLYPCFCTRREISDEVARSERAPHGPEGPLYPGTCRHLTRQERHERMEEGFSYAWRLDMSEALKRMAGLTWMDRHAGKQIARPELLGDVVLARKDISTSYHLSVVVDDARQGITLVTRGEDLFMASHLHRLLQALLDLPIPEWLHHRLLTDSQGQRLAKRHDSLSLESLRQAGETSEELRRRLGFAVS, from the coding sequence ATGTCCGAAGTTACACGTTTCGCCCCCTCGCCAACGGGCCGCTTGCACCTTGGCCATGCCTACGCAGCGCTTTTTGCTGCGGAACAGGCCGGCCCCAATGGACGCTTCCTGATACGCATGGAGGATATCGACCGCAGCCGCTGCCGCTTAGAGTATGAAACTGCCATACTCGAGGACCTGGCCTGGCTGGGATTGTCCTGGAGCAGCCCTGTGGAACGACAGAGCGCTCATATCGACGATCACCGATGGGCACTGGACAAGCTGCGTGAGGCAGACCTGCTCTACCCCTGTTTCTGTACACGGCGCGAGATTTCTGACGAGGTGGCACGCAGCGAGCGGGCCCCGCATGGGCCGGAAGGTCCGCTCTATCCCGGAACCTGCCGCCACCTCACTCGGCAGGAACGTCACGAGCGCATGGAAGAAGGCTTCTCCTATGCCTGGCGCCTGGATATGAGCGAAGCGCTGAAACGCATGGCCGGGCTGACCTGGATGGACCGGCACGCCGGCAAACAGATTGCGCGTCCAGAACTGCTGGGCGATGTGGTATTGGCGCGCAAGGACATATCCACCAGCTATCATCTCTCCGTGGTGGTGGACGATGCACGCCAGGGGATCACGTTGGTTACCCGGGGTGAGGACCTGTTCATGGCAAGTCATCTGCACAGACTGCTGCAGGCATTGCTCGACCTGCCCATACCGGAATGGCTCCACCACAGGCTTTTGACTGATTCGCAAGGCCAGCGCCTGGCCAAGCGGCACGACAGCCTTTCCTTGGAAAGCTTGCGTCAGGCTGGCGAAACTTCAGAGGAATTACGCCGCCGCCTGGGCTTTGCAGTCTCATGA
- a CDS encoding PAS domain-containing protein: MLCYTASIGDDENSLSEGKSRSFRAHLPHPHFTQLLDYWCGKRGESIPRKAEIDPLDIPALLPFIQIHARQADGRYLCRLSGTAIVEALAMETTGQYLDDILPAHHLKSRTTILDRCLKRQLPSFYSGRLAMPGREFLPFHRLVLPLRSNEEKADFALTFSMVDLLTDERMDSTPPAGILQRIDAKPQDLIVRKLTPVVS; encoded by the coding sequence ATGCTGTGCTATACCGCCAGCATAGGGGATGACGAAAACAGCCTTTCCGAAGGCAAGAGCAGGAGCTTCCGGGCTCATCTGCCCCATCCGCACTTCACGCAGCTTCTGGATTACTGGTGCGGCAAGCGTGGAGAGTCCATTCCGCGAAAGGCCGAGATCGACCCACTGGATATTCCGGCCCTGCTGCCCTTCATCCAGATCCATGCGCGTCAGGCGGATGGGCGCTATCTCTGCCGCCTGTCGGGAACAGCCATTGTCGAAGCCCTTGCCATGGAAACGACAGGACAGTACCTAGACGACATCCTGCCCGCGCACCACCTGAAAAGCAGAACGACGATCCTGGATCGCTGCCTCAAGCGACAGCTGCCCAGTTTCTATTCCGGACGCCTGGCCATGCCCGGACGCGAGTTTCTGCCGTTTCACAGGTTGGTGCTGCCGCTTAGAAGCAATGAGGAAAAGGCAGACTTTGCGCTGACCTTCTCCATGGTGGATCTGCTTACCGATGAGCGCATGGACTCAACGCCGCCAGCCGGCATTTTGCAACGGATTGACGCGAAACCACAGGACCTGATTGTACGCAAGCTGACACCCGTTGTGTCTTGA
- a CDS encoding GNAT family N-acetyltransferase encodes MNDRSDPPRHNELGQPVGVPVENWTPRPRPPQSAMEGRFSRVEPLEAARHGDDLFAAFAEDDDGRTWTYMASGPFADREAFDRWLSICQQSEDPFFQAILDLASGQALGVASYMRMVPDMGVIEVGNISLAPRLQKTAAATEAMYLMMRRAFDELGYRRYEWKCDSLNAASRKAAERLGFTFEGIFRQAVVYKGRNRDTAWYAITDQEWPTIRQALESWLDAGNFDGEGHQKQPLSAFMPKPS; translated from the coding sequence ATGAACGACAGAAGCGATCCCCCACGACACAACGAACTGGGCCAGCCCGTTGGCGTACCGGTGGAAAACTGGACTCCCCGCCCGCGCCCGCCACAAAGCGCCATGGAGGGCCGCTTCAGCCGTGTGGAGCCCCTGGAGGCTGCACGCCACGGCGACGACCTCTTCGCGGCCTTTGCGGAAGATGACGATGGCCGTACCTGGACCTACATGGCCTCGGGCCCCTTTGCCGATCGCGAGGCGTTCGATCGCTGGCTGTCGATTTGTCAGCAATCCGAGGATCCTTTCTTTCAAGCCATCCTCGACCTTGCGTCCGGCCAGGCGCTTGGGGTGGCCAGTTACATGCGCATGGTCCCCGATATGGGCGTAATCGAGGTGGGCAATATCAGCCTTGCCCCGCGCCTTCAGAAGACGGCCGCCGCCACCGAAGCCATGTACCTGATGATGCGTCGGGCCTTCGACGAACTGGGGTATCGGCGTTACGAGTGGAAGTGCGACAGCCTGAATGCCGCCTCGCGCAAGGCGGCCGAGCGCTTGGGTTTCACATTCGAGGGCATCTTCCGTCAGGCCGTGGTCTACAAGGGGCGCAACCGGGACACAGCCTGGTACGCCATCACCGATCAGGAGTGGCCCACCATACGCCAGGCCCTGGAAAGCTGGTTGGACGCGGGCAATTTCGATGGCGAAGGGCACCAGAAACAGCCGCTTTCCGCTTTCATGCCGAAGCCTTCCTGA
- a CDS encoding TAXI family TRAP transporter solute-binding subunit: MRLSALKTTALALAFGASVGLASVGAEAQTRLTLKSASSTSSYYVMMVQLAEMLENATDGQIQPTVEESQGSVQNVKEAARRPGAFLFTTPPSLLDTARAGEGDFEGEEGYDRIRTLFAVPFITIHFVVSEDSGIENVEDLAGTNFIPGGTGTFCEGRTKAVLGLLGLGEDVEYSNVELNNAPDALRNGRVDGYATCSSHPVPGLVELATTTDVNILSFTDEQREKIFAEDPLSGPITIAAGTYDGQDEPVNTVAVPVGAFGTTDMDDDTAYQIVKSFWEQRDALVGENPWWEGVTPDLVAQMGTPIHPGALRYYEEAGIEIPESMR; the protein is encoded by the coding sequence ATGAGACTTTCCGCACTCAAGACCACGGCCCTTGCCCTGGCATTCGGGGCTTCCGTCGGCCTCGCCTCCGTCGGCGCAGAGGCCCAGACACGTCTGACCCTGAAGTCGGCATCTTCGACCTCATCCTATTACGTGATGATGGTGCAACTGGCTGAAATGCTCGAGAACGCAACGGACGGCCAGATCCAGCCCACCGTCGAGGAAAGCCAGGGTTCGGTTCAGAACGTCAAGGAAGCCGCCCGGCGGCCCGGCGCCTTCCTCTTCACCACACCACCCAGCCTTCTGGACACGGCCCGCGCCGGTGAGGGCGATTTCGAGGGCGAGGAAGGCTATGACCGCATTCGCACCCTCTTCGCCGTCCCTTTCATCACGATCCACTTCGTGGTCAGCGAGGACAGCGGCATCGAGAATGTCGAGGACCTGGCCGGAACGAACTTCATCCCGGGCGGCACCGGAACCTTCTGCGAAGGACGGACCAAGGCCGTACTCGGACTGTTGGGCCTGGGCGAGGACGTCGAGTATTCCAATGTCGAACTGAACAATGCCCCGGACGCATTGCGCAACGGCCGCGTCGACGGCTATGCCACCTGCTCGTCGCATCCGGTTCCGGGTCTTGTGGAACTGGCCACGACAACCGACGTGAATATCCTCAGTTTCACGGACGAACAGCGCGAGAAGATCTTTGCCGAAGATCCGCTGTCCGGACCGATCACCATTGCGGCCGGCACCTATGACGGCCAGGACGAGCCGGTGAACACCGTTGCCGTACCGGTCGGCGCCTTCGGCACCACGGACATGGACGACGACACCGCCTATCAGATCGTGAAGTCCTTCTGGGAGCAGCGGGACGCTCTGGTCGGGGAAAACCCCTGGTGGGAAGGCGTGACGCCTGACCTGGTGGCCCAGATGGGTACCCCCATTCATCCGGGAGCCTTGCGCTATTACGAAGAGGCCGGGATCGAGATTCCCGAGTCCATGCGCTAA
- a CDS encoding TRAP transporter permease → MPDQESQAEKTPEGQLASGNWRWILLGFAFLTVGFHLYIAFSGLVPNLISRPMHMALAATWIFFLGAGVAKTPFARWSGFVIGAVGLAGCIWIMLDREVLVRQYGALEGGWQIAMALALLITVLEMARRAIKAVLPAVATIVLLYGYFGEYIPGKFGHAGMPTDYFLGTLTITEGGLWGSLTGISVSTISLFIILGAFISAGQAGAGFMAFSTQIAGRLRAGAAKVAVVSSALYGTISGVAAANTASTGMVTIPAMKKRGYPPQLAGAVEAVASTGGQIMPPVMGAGIFVMAELLRTPYTDIMVAATLPAFLFFVAAWAGVHIFALRYDLKALPREMMPGWLRVAQTVPFFLVPFGILIGALAFTDYTISFAAVFAACAAWVLLFFNEDGSLSIKGWLKRTEIALVNAAKQVAVIAAIIICAGIIVGVFNMTGLGVKLTSMILSVSDGKLWAVLLLTALASLILGMELPTTAAYIICVAVAGPALVEAGVPELYAHLFVFWYALLCTITPPVCGNVFIAAGIAETPWLPVAGKAMLLGLGLFLVPLGFIFNPGLLALGTDPLTALAATMKVGVALVFCSYGAIGVPGRAWLRPFALAIGVALLFVWGI, encoded by the coding sequence GTGCCGGATCAAGAGTCACAAGCAGAGAAGACGCCGGAGGGTCAGCTTGCCAGCGGCAACTGGCGCTGGATCCTTTTGGGCTTTGCCTTCCTGACCGTTGGATTCCATCTCTACATCGCCTTTTCCGGGCTGGTGCCCAACCTGATATCGCGCCCGATGCACATGGCTCTGGCGGCAACCTGGATCTTTTTCCTCGGCGCCGGTGTTGCCAAGACCCCCTTCGCCCGCTGGAGCGGTTTTGTCATAGGCGCCGTCGGCCTCGCAGGCTGCATCTGGATCATGCTGGACCGTGAGGTACTTGTGCGGCAGTACGGTGCACTGGAAGGAGGCTGGCAGATTGCCATGGCCCTGGCCCTGCTGATCACGGTGCTGGAAATGGCACGCCGCGCCATCAAGGCTGTCCTGCCAGCCGTAGCCACCATTGTCCTGCTCTACGGCTATTTCGGCGAATACATTCCCGGAAAGTTCGGGCATGCCGGCATGCCGACCGATTATTTCCTGGGCACCCTGACCATCACGGAAGGGGGACTCTGGGGCTCCCTGACAGGCATTTCCGTCAGCACGATTTCCCTTTTCATCATTCTTGGCGCCTTCATCTCGGCCGGACAGGCCGGAGCTGGTTTCATGGCCTTCTCGACCCAGATTGCCGGACGCCTGCGCGCCGGCGCGGCCAAGGTGGCGGTCGTCTCCTCGGCGCTTTACGGCACGATCTCCGGCGTCGCGGCCGCGAACACCGCCTCCACCGGCATGGTGACGATCCCCGCCATGAAGAAGCGCGGTTACCCGCCCCAACTGGCCGGTGCCGTCGAAGCCGTCGCCTCCACGGGCGGACAGATCATGCCGCCGGTCATGGGAGCCGGCATCTTCGTCATGGCCGAACTGCTGCGCACGCCCTACACGGACATCATGGTGGCGGCAACCCTCCCGGCTTTCCTGTTCTTCGTCGCCGCCTGGGCCGGTGTTCACATCTTCGCGCTGCGTTACGACCTGAAGGCCCTGCCCCGCGAGATGATGCCCGGCTGGCTGCGCGTGGCGCAGACCGTGCCCTTCTTCCTGGTCCCCTTTGGCATTTTGATCGGGGCGCTGGCCTTCACCGATTACACCATCTCGTTCGCCGCCGTCTTTGCCGCTTGCGCCGCCTGGGTGCTTCTATTCTTCAACGAAGATGGCAGCCTGTCGATCAAGGGCTGGCTGAAACGCACGGAAATTGCCCTGGTCAATGCGGCCAAGCAGGTCGCCGTCATTGCGGCCATTATCATCTGCGCAGGCATCATCGTCGGCGTCTTCAACATGACCGGCCTGGGCGTGAAACTGACTTCGATGATCCTGTCGGTTTCCGACGGCAAGCTCTGGGCGGTCCTGCTGCTGACCGCACTGGCCAGCCTGATCCTGGGCATGGAACTGCCGACCACGGCGGCCTATATCATCTGCGTCGCGGTGGCTGGGCCGGCGCTGGTCGAGGCCGGCGTGCCCGAGCTCTATGCCCATCTCTTCGTCTTCTGGTATGCCCTGCTCTGCACCATCACGCCCCCGGTCTGCGGCAACGTTTTCATTGCAGCGGGCATCGCGGAGACCCCCTGGCTGCCGGTTGCCGGCAAGGCCATGCTGCTGGGGCTCGGCCTTTTCCTCGTGCCCCTGGGATTCATTTTCAATCCCGGCCTCCTGGCACTGGGAACCGATCCCCTAACGGCGCTTGCCGCCACCATGAAGGTGGGTGTCGCCTTGGTCTTCTGCAGTTATGGCGCGATCGGAGTGCCAGGCCGGGCCTGGCTGCGCCCCTTTGCCCTGGCGATCGGGGTGGCCCTGCTGTTCGTTTGGGGAATCTAG